One stretch of Hymenobacter chitinivorans DSM 11115 DNA includes these proteins:
- a CDS encoding PID-CTERM protein-sorting domain-containing protein → MKKYLFPVFTVVLLMLSAAAARAQGPGLGGPQPGATTAPIDGGASLLLAAGAAYGLRKLRARQVR, encoded by the coding sequence ATGAAAAAGTACCTTTTCCCCGTTTTCACTGTTGTACTACTTATGCTGTCGGCTGCGGCAGCTCGGGCGCAAGGCCCCGGACTGGGCGGCCCCCAGCCCGGAGCTACCACCGCGCCCATCGATGGTGGCGCCTCGCTGCTGCTGGCCGCCGGCGCGGCATACGGCCTGCGGAAGCTGCGCGCGCGCCAGGTCCGATAG
- the recN gene encoding DNA repair protein RecN, with protein sequence MLVDLRIKNYALIEQLELRPSALLNIITGETGAGKSIMLGAIGLLLGNRADSRMLFNTELKCVIEGQFDISNYQLQDIFDSEDLDYDAQCILRREISPSGKSRAFVNDTPVTLETLRNIGANLMDIHSQHDTLLLGDAVFQLNLLDLYGGLVPTRAHYSNAYRQYRKLEAELKTVEDQIAQANKELDYHSFLLSELEEARLDDEDQEALEQEIKQLEHAEEIKYKLTQALHGLSESEYCAAGSMKEAATLLGQISGYADSFKVLKERLDSCLIELHDIADEVEAAERRTEGDPARIDELQSRLNVLYNLQRKHQVRDVSELIAVRDDLRQKVGSVLNLDKELSRLRKDTEGALATVTRQGSKLSESRKKTFPKFEKELASLLAELGMPHSRIVVQHSTGQPSASGIDVISILFTANKGAQPQTLSKAASGGEFSRLMLCIKYMLADKTALPTIVFDEIDTGISGEIAVKVGRMMQQMAKKHQLVAISHLPQMAAAGDAHYFVYKEDRADRTVSRIRELTTEERVREIAHMIAGAKPSENAFQSARELLAMRGEIVAA encoded by the coding sequence ATGCTGGTTGACCTTCGCATAAAAAATTATGCTCTGATTGAGCAACTCGAGCTGCGGCCTTCCGCCCTGCTCAATATTATCACCGGCGAAACCGGGGCCGGCAAGTCGATTATGCTCGGCGCCATCGGGCTGCTGCTCGGCAACCGGGCCGACTCGCGCATGCTCTTCAACACGGAGCTCAAGTGCGTCATTGAGGGGCAGTTCGATATTTCGAACTATCAGCTCCAGGATATCTTCGACTCCGAGGACCTCGACTATGACGCCCAGTGCATCCTGCGCCGCGAAATCAGCCCCTCGGGTAAGTCGCGGGCCTTCGTGAACGACACGCCCGTGACCCTGGAGACGCTGCGCAACATCGGGGCCAACCTGATGGACATTCACTCCCAGCACGACACGCTGCTGCTCGGCGACGCGGTGTTTCAACTCAACTTGCTCGACCTCTACGGCGGGCTGGTGCCCACCCGGGCCCACTACAGCAACGCCTACCGGCAGTACCGCAAGCTGGAGGCCGAGCTCAAAACGGTGGAAGACCAGATTGCTCAGGCCAACAAGGAGCTCGACTACCACAGCTTTCTGCTCAGTGAGCTCGAAGAAGCCCGCCTCGACGATGAGGATCAGGAGGCCCTGGAGCAGGAAATCAAGCAGCTCGAGCACGCCGAGGAAATCAAGTACAAGCTAACCCAGGCCCTGCACGGCCTGAGCGAGAGTGAGTACTGCGCCGCGGGCAGCATGAAGGAAGCCGCCACGCTGCTGGGCCAGATTTCGGGCTACGCCGACTCGTTTAAAGTGCTCAAGGAGCGGCTCGACAGCTGCCTGATTGAGCTCCACGACATTGCCGACGAGGTGGAAGCTGCCGAGCGCCGCACCGAGGGCGACCCGGCCCGCATCGACGAGCTGCAAAGCCGCCTCAACGTGCTCTACAACCTGCAGCGCAAGCACCAGGTGCGCGACGTATCCGAGCTGATTGCCGTGCGCGACGACCTGCGCCAGAAAGTGGGCTCGGTGCTGAACTTGGATAAGGAACTGTCCCGCCTGCGCAAAGACACCGAGGGCGCCCTGGCCACCGTGACGCGGCAGGGCAGCAAGCTGTCGGAGAGCCGCAAAAAGACATTTCCCAAGTTTGAAAAGGAGCTGGCCAGTTTGCTAGCCGAGCTGGGCATGCCGCACTCCCGCATCGTGGTGCAGCACAGCACCGGGCAGCCCAGTGCCAGTGGCATCGACGTTATCAGTATCCTGTTTACGGCCAACAAAGGAGCCCAGCCCCAGACCCTGAGCAAGGCCGCCTCCGGTGGGGAATTCTCCCGCCTGATGCTGTGCATCAAGTATATGCTGGCTGATAAAACCGCACTGCCAACAATAGTATTCGACGAAATCGACACCGGTATTTCGGGCGAAATTGCGGTAAAAGTAGGCCGCATGATGCAGCAAATGGCCAAGAAGCACCAGCTCGTGGCCATCAGCCACCTGCCCCAGATGGCCGCCGCCGGCGATGCGCACTACTTCGTGTATAAGGAAGACCGCGCCGACCGCACCGTGAGCCGCATCCGGGAGCTGACGACCGAGGAGCGGGTGCGCGAAATTGCCCACATGATTGCCGGGGCCAAGCCCAGTGAAAACGCCTTCCAGAGTGCCCGCGAGCTGCTGGCCATGCGGGGTGAAATCGTGGCGGCCTAG
- a CDS encoding enoyl-ACP reductase FabI: MANNLLAGKVGIISGALNEESIAWKVALKAHEQGARFVLTNAPLAMRMGEINKLSEQCNAPIIPADATSMEDLEKLFSGAQEHLGGKLDFVLHSIGMSANIRKGKHYGELNYEWFQKTLDVSALSFHKMLAVAEKQDAFNEWGSAVALSYIASQRAFLDYTDMSQAKAMLESIARSYGQRLGKLKKVRVNTISQSPTKTTAGTGISGFNAFYDYADKLSPLGNAPAEACADYCISLFSDLTRYVTMQNLMHDGGFSTTGISEEIVDVITQAGA; this comes from the coding sequence ATGGCTAATAACCTTCTCGCCGGCAAAGTCGGCATCATCTCCGGGGCGCTCAACGAAGAATCCATTGCCTGGAAAGTAGCCTTGAAAGCCCACGAGCAGGGGGCCCGCTTCGTGCTGACCAACGCCCCGCTGGCCATGCGCATGGGCGAAATCAACAAGCTTTCGGAGCAGTGCAACGCGCCCATCATCCCGGCCGATGCCACGTCGATGGAAGACCTGGAAAAGCTGTTCTCGGGGGCGCAGGAGCATTTGGGCGGCAAGCTCGACTTCGTGCTGCACAGCATCGGGATGAGCGCCAACATCCGCAAGGGTAAGCACTACGGCGAGCTGAACTACGAGTGGTTCCAGAAGACGCTGGACGTGTCGGCCCTGTCGTTTCACAAGATGCTGGCCGTGGCCGAGAAGCAGGACGCCTTCAACGAGTGGGGCTCAGCCGTGGCCCTCTCGTACATTGCCTCCCAGCGTGCCTTCCTCGACTACACCGACATGTCGCAGGCCAAAGCCATGCTCGAAAGCATTGCCCGCAGCTACGGCCAGCGCCTGGGCAAGCTCAAGAAAGTGCGCGTGAACACCATCAGCCAGTCGCCGACGAAGACCACGGCCGGCACCGGCATCAGCGGCTTCAACGCGTTTTACGACTACGCCGACAAACTCTCGCCCCTGGGCAACGCCCCGGCCGAAGCCTGCGCTGACTACTGCATTTCGCTGTTCTCGGATTTGACCCGCTACGTGACCATGCAGAACCTGATGCACGACGGCGGCTTCAGCACCACCGGTATTTCCGAGGAAATTGTGGACGTTATTACCCAGGCCGGCGCATAG
- a CDS encoding carboxypeptidase-like regulatory domain-containing protein has protein sequence MKLPLFLCFLLLGSWSARAQTTTVSGRIIDAKSKEGLPGVTILQLNTVNGVSSSFDGSFSLTVPGQSDSVTISVSAIGYVKQQRRVAAGSSTMLRLESDPRTINSDDMVVYFRYRGGLTSGLRYAPYGASAQIFGRRFIRIPLNISGSYHTNFKRNYAATVSVDLPALPKLGPLHFSEKLDYQHLRAEAANAQFSSYSTTLGLTLYPRATSQSELLLSAGYARYQPLPPTETTTSTGYGYGLGFRYSLPYPLEVDLQAQATRWPSYWQFQGSISRFMGQQFQLSLTANQLRSYTEVSLTLSRSFY, from the coding sequence ATGAAATTACCGCTATTTCTCTGCTTTTTATTGCTTGGCTCCTGGTCGGCCAGGGCCCAGACTACTACGGTTTCGGGCCGGATAATTGACGCCAAAAGCAAAGAAGGCCTGCCGGGCGTTACCATTTTGCAGCTCAACACCGTCAATGGGGTTAGCAGCAGTTTCGACGGCAGCTTTTCGCTGACCGTGCCCGGGCAGTCAGACAGCGTCACCATTAGCGTAAGCGCCATTGGCTATGTGAAGCAGCAGCGCCGGGTAGCGGCCGGCAGCAGTACCATGCTCAGGCTGGAGTCCGACCCGCGCACTATTAATTCGGATGATATGGTGGTATATTTCCGCTACAGAGGGGGCCTTACTTCCGGCCTGCGTTACGCGCCCTACGGTGCCTCGGCTCAGATTTTTGGCCGACGATTTATTCGTATTCCCCTCAACATCTCGGGCAGCTACCACACCAACTTCAAACGCAACTATGCGGCTACAGTCTCGGTAGACCTACCCGCGCTGCCGAAGCTCGGCCCGTTACACTTTTCCGAAAAGCTGGATTATCAGCACCTGCGGGCCGAAGCGGCTAATGCCCAGTTTAGCAGCTATTCCACCACGCTTGGCTTGACGCTCTACCCAAGAGCGACCAGCCAGTCCGAGTTATTACTCAGCGCCGGCTACGCCCGTTACCAGCCGCTGCCCCCCACCGAAACTACTACCTCCACCGGTTACGGCTACGGCCTGGGATTTCGCTACAGCCTCCCCTATCCGCTCGAGGTCGATCTGCAGGCCCAAGCCACGCGCTGGCCCAGCTACTGGCAGTTCCAGGGAAGCATATCCCGGTTTATGGGTCAGCAGTTTCAACTTAGCCTGACCGCCAACCAGCTCCGCAGCTACACGGAAGTTAGCCTGACCCTGAGCCGTTCCTTTTATTAA
- a CDS encoding DUF3885 domain-containing protein: MPLLPSTVFTRHYFPGLRLSTGLFYQWPIGIRFDLQGEEPIYLEPGHPGYSPTERLAYNEPYFREVNHRASALFHAAVQPDDEIVLVYQKSMYGRHRIRSRGFLLHQLGISKAQAAFQKIGPPYLYGFHPARWVRMNFTAKAAAIPADAILAAIANQDFGDRSPVIRGDLFFLNLTRGLIFHMYDDRGLDIIAVDKATLQPLFKTYNSWILDYDRAQVEAAFAGS, translated from the coding sequence ATGCCTCTTCTTCCCAGCACTGTATTCACCCGACACTATTTCCCGGGCTTGCGCCTGAGCACTGGCCTGTTCTACCAGTGGCCCATTGGTATTCGGTTCGACTTGCAGGGCGAGGAACCTATTTACCTGGAACCCGGCCATCCTGGCTATTCCCCCACCGAGCGGCTGGCTTATAATGAACCTTACTTCCGGGAAGTAAACCACCGCGCCTCGGCGCTATTCCACGCCGCCGTCCAACCCGATGACGAAATTGTGCTGGTGTATCAGAAATCAATGTACGGCCGCCACCGCATCAGAAGCCGGGGGTTCCTGCTGCATCAGCTGGGCATTTCGAAGGCCCAGGCCGCCTTCCAGAAAATCGGCCCACCTTACCTCTATGGGTTTCATCCGGCCCGCTGGGTGCGCATGAATTTTACAGCCAAAGCCGCCGCCATTCCCGCAGATGCTATTCTGGCGGCAATTGCCAACCAGGACTTTGGGGACCGAAGTCCGGTTATCCGCGGGGACCTATTCTTCCTCAACCTCACCCGGGGCCTGATTTTCCACATGTACGATGACCGGGGTCTCGATATTATAGCCGTGGACAAAGCGACGCTACAGCCCCTGTTCAAAACTTACAACAGCTGGATCCTAGACTACGACCGGGCGCAAGTGGAGGCGGCTTTCGCCGGGAGTTGA
- a CDS encoding D-2-hydroxyacid dehydrogenase encodes MQLFIYSALSPAARTLLLENLPAGVQPVFRADLPADQQQAAFRSAEVVLGNVPPAWLAAAQPPRLQFWQIDSAGFERYAGLAVDFPVANMGDYFAWPCAETMVAGILALYRRIPELAVLQQQRRWVGAPLRAGTGLLRHKRVVILGAGAIGLAVREQLRGFQCQVQLLARTNPAAQLHTVQELQAELPQTDIVVNCLPGSARGFFSAELIGAMPPGSLYASVGRGNTTDEPALLAALQAGRLGGAVLDVTLQEPLPADNPLWTLPNVLLTQHTGGGQPREDEGKVEMLLRNLGHLRQGAPLENLVELGRGY; translated from the coding sequence ATGCAGCTTTTCATCTATTCCGCGCTAAGCCCCGCCGCCCGCACCCTCTTGCTGGAGAATTTACCCGCCGGGGTCCAGCCCGTGTTTCGCGCCGATTTGCCCGCCGACCAGCAGCAAGCCGCTTTTCGGAGCGCCGAAGTGGTGCTGGGCAACGTGCCGCCCGCCTGGCTTGCCGCCGCTCAGCCGCCCCGGCTGCAGTTCTGGCAAATCGACTCGGCGGGCTTCGAGCGGTACGCGGGCTTGGCCGTCGATTTTCCGGTGGCCAACATGGGCGACTATTTTGCCTGGCCCTGCGCCGAAACAATGGTGGCGGGAATTTTGGCCCTGTACCGCCGGATTCCCGAGCTGGCCGTGCTGCAGCAGCAGCGCCGCTGGGTGGGCGCCCCGTTGCGGGCCGGCACCGGGCTGCTGCGCCACAAGCGGGTCGTGATTCTGGGCGCGGGGGCCATTGGGCTGGCCGTGCGCGAGCAGCTCAGGGGCTTTCAGTGCCAGGTGCAGCTACTGGCCCGCACCAATCCGGCCGCCCAGCTCCACACCGTACAAGAGCTGCAAGCCGAGCTGCCCCAAACCGACATCGTGGTAAACTGCCTGCCCGGCAGCGCCAGGGGCTTTTTCTCGGCCGAGCTGATTGGTGCCATGCCGCCCGGCAGCCTCTACGCCAGCGTGGGCCGCGGCAACACCACCGACGAGCCGGCCCTGCTGGCCGCCCTGCAAGCCGGCCGCCTCGGCGGTGCCGTCCTCGACGTAACCCTGCAGGAGCCCTTGCCCGCTGACAATCCGCTTTGGACCCTGCCGAACGTGCTGCTCACCCAGCACACCGGCGGCGGGCAGCCCCGAGAAGACGAAGGCAAAGTGGAGATGCTGCTGCGCAACCTGGGTCATCTGCGCCAAGGCGCGCCGCTGGAAAACTTGGTGGAGCTGGGGCGCGGGTATTAG
- a CDS encoding D-2-hydroxyacid dehydrogenase family protein: MQIVILDDYQDCVRHLAAFRKLAAHSVTVYNDSTTDLDELARRLAAAEAVVLIRERTVITPALLARLPQLRLISQTGKVASHIRLADCTARGVAVAEGSGSPYSTAELTWALVLAAMRHIPREVAGLQAGRWQQTLGRQLRGRRLGVWSYGKIGRLVAGYGRAFGMRVWVWGRESSTAAARADGYEVAPSRAAFFTESDVVSLHIRLTPTTQGLVTAEDLALMQPEALLVNTSRAELVEAGALGAALQRGRPGQAAVDVYEQEPVLGAAHPLLALPNAVCTPHLGYVEQDSYELYFGQAFDNILAFTAGQPTNIANPEVL, translated from the coding sequence ATGCAGATTGTTATTCTCGACGATTACCAGGATTGCGTGCGTCACCTCGCGGCTTTCCGCAAGCTGGCCGCCCACAGCGTGACGGTGTACAATGACTCGACCACCGACCTGGACGAGCTAGCCCGGCGGCTGGCGGCGGCCGAGGCCGTGGTGCTGATTCGGGAGCGGACGGTCATTACCCCGGCCCTGCTGGCCCGGCTGCCCCAGCTGCGACTCATCAGCCAGACCGGTAAGGTGGCCAGCCACATCCGCCTGGCCGACTGCACCGCCCGCGGGGTGGCCGTGGCCGAGGGCAGCGGCTCGCCCTACTCCACCGCCGAGCTGACCTGGGCCCTGGTGCTGGCCGCCATGCGCCACATTCCGCGGGAAGTGGCCGGGCTCCAAGCCGGGCGGTGGCAGCAAACCCTGGGCCGACAGCTGCGGGGCCGCCGCCTGGGCGTGTGGAGCTACGGCAAGATTGGGCGGCTGGTGGCGGGCTATGGCCGGGCCTTCGGCATGCGGGTGTGGGTGTGGGGTCGGGAAAGCTCTACCGCCGCCGCCCGGGCCGACGGGTACGAAGTGGCCCCATCCCGGGCGGCTTTCTTCACCGAAAGTGACGTGGTCAGCCTGCACATTCGCCTCACGCCTACCACCCAGGGCCTGGTCACGGCCGAAGACTTGGCCCTGATGCAGCCCGAGGCGTTGCTGGTCAATACCAGCCGGGCCGAGCTGGTGGAAGCCGGGGCGCTGGGGGCGGCCTTGCAGCGGGGCCGGCCAGGCCAGGCCGCCGTCGACGTGTACGAGCAGGAGCCGGTGCTGGGCGCTGCTCATCCGCTGCTGGCCCTGCCCAACGCCGTGTGCACGCCCCACTTGGGCTACGTGGAGCAGGACAGCTACGAGCTTTACTTTGGGCAGGCCTTCGACAATATCCTGGCCTTTACCGCCGGGCAGCCGACCAATATTGCCAATCCGGAAGTTCTGTAA
- a CDS encoding MmcQ/YjbR family DNA-binding protein, with amino-acid sequence MTVAELQAICHTHAGVTESIKWDNHLCFCVGEKMFLVTAPDGFPVSAAFKVTDDEFDELRSQPGFAAHQYLGRFKWVYLDDVRRLDAAQWRHYIGESYQLIFAKLPAKLRRQLHA; translated from the coding sequence ATGACCGTTGCCGAGCTGCAAGCCATCTGCCACACCCACGCCGGCGTGACGGAAAGCATCAAGTGGGACAATCACCTGTGCTTTTGCGTGGGTGAAAAAATGTTCCTGGTGACGGCGCCCGACGGGTTTCCCGTGTCGGCCGCCTTCAAGGTTACCGACGACGAGTTTGATGAGCTCCGAAGCCAGCCCGGCTTTGCGGCCCACCAGTACCTGGGCCGCTTTAAGTGGGTGTACCTCGACGATGTGCGCCGCCTCGACGCGGCCCAGTGGCGCCACTACATCGGCGAGTCGTACCAGCTGATTTTTGCCAAGCTGCCCGCCAAACTGCGGCGGCAGCTCCATGCCTAG
- a CDS encoding carboxy terminal-processing peptidase produces MASFRSSLGFSALLPGFLLLFPTGGFTQRPADGVPPQKKEVLLGTIAQGLGVGHVQPEQIDNEFSRRVYALYLKHLDGSKRFLLQPDVKQLQRYETGIDDEIRQGKHEFLDLSTKLIDQRVQEAQVLYRELLQQPFEFSANETFETDPDKLTFPADAAARRDRWRRLLKYQTMQRVSELMDEQSRQQTKSLAATKAKPSDATLSAPVRTPAQLEADARKQVLKYYDEFFSDLRQTDEADRLAEFANTVANTFDPHSEYFAPKDKTNFDLALTGRLEGTGAQLGEKDGQIVVAYLVPGSASYRQGELKAGDVILRVGQGAAEPVAVEGLRMDKVVQMIRGKKGTEVRLTVKKPDASTKVISIIRDVVVLEETYAQSAVINDGGKKIGYILLPSFYADFNHNGGRNSADDVKAELQKLKKENVQGVVLDLRFNGGGSLQDAAEMAGLFVANGPMVQVKSRQGAADLVSDPDPKVQYDGPLAVLVNKYSASASEILAGAIQDYKRGVIVGNTTYGKGTVQRIFELDDIMNPALANLKPFGSLKMTVQKYYRITGSSTQFKGVTPDIPVPDAYSALADGEQDTDYPLKWDEITPAQFKPWAAAPNVEKLAAASRQRVAGSPSFRLLTDAVQGMVKRQKVTQVSLNLAAYRAEQQEAHAAAEKFKQTQQAAPTLEVAPLLAAATTTPADTTADSRATRFVKPLRKDLTLREAVAVIQDQL; encoded by the coding sequence ATGGCTTCATTTCGCTCCTCTCTCGGCTTCTCGGCGCTGCTGCCGGGCTTTTTGCTGCTGTTTCCCACCGGCGGCTTCACCCAGCGCCCGGCCGACGGCGTGCCGCCCCAGAAAAAAGAGGTGCTGCTGGGCACCATTGCCCAGGGCCTGGGCGTGGGCCACGTGCAGCCCGAGCAGATTGACAACGAGTTTTCGCGCCGCGTCTACGCCCTCTACCTCAAGCATCTGGACGGCAGCAAGCGGTTTTTGCTCCAGCCCGACGTGAAGCAGTTGCAGCGCTACGAAACCGGTATCGACGACGAAATCCGGCAGGGCAAGCACGAATTTCTGGATTTGAGCACCAAGCTCATCGACCAGCGCGTGCAGGAAGCCCAGGTGCTCTACCGCGAGCTGCTCCAGCAGCCGTTCGAGTTTTCGGCCAATGAAACCTTCGAAACCGACCCCGACAAGCTGACTTTCCCGGCCGATGCCGCCGCCCGCCGCGACCGGTGGCGCCGCCTGCTCAAGTACCAGACCATGCAGCGCGTATCGGAGCTGATGGACGAGCAAAGCCGCCAGCAAACCAAGTCGCTGGCCGCCACCAAGGCCAAGCCTTCCGACGCGACGCTGTCGGCCCCGGTGCGCACCCCGGCCCAGCTCGAAGCCGATGCCCGCAAGCAGGTGCTCAAGTACTACGACGAGTTTTTTAGCGACCTGCGGCAGACCGACGAGGCCGACCGCCTGGCCGAGTTTGCCAACACCGTGGCCAATACCTTCGACCCGCACTCGGAGTATTTCGCGCCCAAGGATAAAACCAATTTCGACTTGGCCCTGACCGGCCGCCTCGAAGGCACCGGCGCCCAGCTCGGCGAGAAAGACGGGCAGATTGTGGTGGCCTACCTCGTGCCCGGCTCGGCCTCCTACCGGCAGGGGGAGCTCAAGGCCGGCGACGTAATTCTGCGCGTGGGGCAGGGAGCAGCCGAGCCCGTGGCCGTGGAAGGCCTGCGGATGGATAAAGTGGTGCAGATGATTCGGGGCAAAAAGGGCACGGAAGTGCGCCTGACGGTGAAAAAGCCCGACGCCAGCACCAAGGTTATTTCCATCATCCGCGACGTGGTGGTGTTGGAGGAAACCTACGCCCAGTCGGCCGTTATCAACGACGGGGGCAAGAAAATCGGCTACATCCTGCTGCCCAGCTTCTACGCCGACTTCAACCACAACGGGGGCCGCAACTCGGCCGACGACGTGAAGGCCGAGCTGCAAAAGCTCAAGAAGGAAAACGTGCAGGGCGTAGTGCTCGACCTGCGCTTCAACGGCGGCGGCTCGTTGCAGGACGCGGCCGAAATGGCCGGCCTCTTCGTGGCCAACGGCCCCATGGTGCAGGTGAAAAGCCGGCAGGGTGCGGCCGACCTCGTATCGGACCCCGACCCGAAGGTGCAGTACGACGGGCCCCTGGCCGTGCTGGTCAACAAGTACAGCGCCTCGGCCTCCGAAATTCTGGCCGGCGCCATTCAGGACTACAAGCGCGGCGTGATTGTGGGCAACACGACCTACGGCAAGGGCACGGTACAGCGCATTTTCGAGCTGGACGACATCATGAACCCCGCCCTGGCCAACCTCAAGCCGTTTGGGTCGCTGAAAATGACGGTGCAGAAGTACTACCGCATAACGGGCTCGTCGACGCAGTTTAAGGGCGTCACGCCCGACATTCCGGTGCCCGACGCCTACAGCGCGCTGGCCGACGGCGAGCAGGACACCGATTACCCGCTGAAGTGGGACGAAATTACGCCCGCCCAGTTTAAGCCCTGGGCCGCGGCCCCCAACGTGGAGAAGCTGGCCGCCGCCAGCCGGCAGCGCGTGGCCGGCAGCCCATCGTTCCGCCTGCTCACTGATGCCGTGCAGGGCATGGTGAAGCGCCAGAAAGTAACCCAGGTGTCCTTGAATCTGGCCGCCTACCGCGCCGAGCAGCAGGAAGCCCACGCCGCGGCCGAGAAGTTCAAGCAAACCCAGCAGGCTGCGCCCACGCTGGAAGTTGCCCCGCTGCTGGCCGCCGCTACCACCACGCCCGCCGATACCACTGCCGACAGCCGGGCCACCCGCTTCGTGAAGCCCCTGCGCAAAGATCTGACCCTGCGCGAGGCCGTAGCCGTCATTCAGGATCAGCTGTAG